Proteins from one Lolium rigidum isolate FL_2022 unplaced genomic scaffold, APGP_CSIRO_Lrig_0.1 contig_22016_1, whole genome shotgun sequence genomic window:
- the LOC124680619 gene encoding putative laccase-5: MGALRGRAAASACPFLALAVLLALPGLTAGITRHYTFNVRMTKVTRLCGSKSIPTVNGQFPGPKLVAREGDRLVVKVHNHINYNVSFHWHGLRQLRNGWADGPSYITQCPIQPGQSYTYDFTVAGQRGTLWWHAHFSWLRVHLYGPLLILPSRSQGYPFQSPHKEVPIMFGEWFKADTETVINQALQTGAGPNVSDAYTFNGLPGPTYNCSSKDTYKLKVQPGRTYMLRLINAALNNELFFAIANHTLTVVEADANYVKPFTATTLVISPGQTMNVLLTASTNPASQAFAMAVAPYTNTQGTFDNTTATAVLEYYAPTRPTSARTLPLLALPRYNDTNAVANFSGNFRSLATAQYPARVPRAVDRHVLFTVGLGTDPCPPNRTCQGPNGTKFAASINNNSFVRPSTALLEAHYRRRYAGVLMANFPTTPPHPFNYTGTAPNNTFVAHGTRVVPLAFNTSVELVMQGTAIQGAESHPLHMHGFNFFVVAQGFGNYDPVNDPTKYNLVDPVERNTVSVPTAGWVAVRFLADNPGVWLMHCHFDVHLSWGLSMAWMVGDGPLPNQEMLPPPSDLPKC; this comes from the exons ATGGGTGCTCTTCGTGGTCGCGCTGCCGCTTCCGCATGCCCCTTCCTTGCCTTGGCCGTCCTCCTGGCACTGCCGGGCCTCACCGCCGGCATCACCCGGCACTACACGTTCAAT GTGCGCATGACGAAGGTGACACGGCTGTGCGGCAGCAAGAGCATCCCGACGGTGAACGGGCAGTTCCCGGGGCCGAAGCTGGTGGCGAGGGAAGGCGACCGCCTCGTGGTCAAGGTCCACAACCACATCAACTACAACGTCTCCTTCCACTG GCACGGCCTCCGGCAGCTGCGGAACGGGTGGGCGGACGGGCCGTCGTACATCACGCAGTGCCCGATCCAGCCAGGGCAGAGCTACACGTACGACTTCACCGTCGCCGGGCAGCGCGGCACGCTGTGGTGGCACGCCCACTTCTCCTGGCTCCGCGTGCACCTCTACGGCCCGCTCCTCATCCTCCCCAGCCGCTCCCAGGGCTACCCTTTCCAGAGCCCGCACAAGGAGGTGCCCATCATGTTCG GCGAGTGGTTCAAGGCGGACACGGAGACGGTGATCAACCAGGCCCTTCAGACTGGCGCTGGCCCAAACGTCTCCGACGCATACACTTTCAACGGGCTTCCTGGCCCAACTTACAACTGCTCGTCCAAAG ACACGTACAAGCTCAAGGTGCAGCCCGGGAGAACGTACATGCTCCGCCTGATCAACGCGGCGCTCAACAACGAGCTCTTCTTCGCCATCGCCAACCACACGCTCACCGTCGTCGAGGCCGACGCCAACTACGTCAAGCCTTTCACCGCCACCACGCTCGTCATCTCACCGGGGCAGACCATGAACGTGCTGCTGACCGCCTCCACCAACCCCGCTTCCCAGGCGTTCGCCATGGCCGTCGCCCCGTACACCAACACCCAGGGCACGTTCGACAACACCACCGCCACGGCAGTCCTCGAGTACTACGCCCCGACACGGCCGACCTCCGCCCGAACCCTCCCGCTCCTGGCCCTGCCGCGGTACAACGACACCAACGCCGTCGCCAACTTCTCCGGCAACTTCCGGAGCCTGGCCACCGCGCAGTACCCGGCGCGCGTGCCACGGGCGGTGGACCGGCACGTGCTCTTCACCGTTGGCCTCGGCACGGACCCGTGCCCGCCCAACCGGACCTGCCAGGGCCCCAACGGCACCAAGTTCGCGGCGTCCATCAACAACAACTCCTTCGTCCGGCCCAGCACCGCGCTCCTCGAGGCGCACTACCGGCGGCGCTACGCCGGCGTGCTCATGGCCAACTTCCCGACGACGCCGCCGCATCCGTTCAATTACACCGGTACCGCGCCCAACAACACCTTCGTCGCCCACGGCACGAGGGTCGTGCCgctcgccttcaatacctccgtgGAGCTGGTGATGCAGGGCACGGCCATCCAGGGCGCCGAAAGCCACCCGCTTCACATGCACGGCTTCAACTTCTTCGTCGTCGCGCAGGGCTTCGGCAACTACGATCCTGTGAACGATCCGACTAAGTACAATCTCGTCGACCCCGTCGAGCGGAACACCGTCAGCGTGCCCACCGCCGGCTGGGTCGCCGTGCGCTTCCTCGCCGACAACCCCG GTGTGTGGTTGATGCACTGTCACTTCGACGTGCACTTGAGCTGGGGTCTGTCCATGGCGTGGATGGTCGGCGACGGTCCTCTGCCGAATCAAGAGATGCTGCCTCCACCGTCCGATCTACCCAAATGCTGA